The Rhizobium sp. WSM4643 genome window below encodes:
- a CDS encoding DUF2493 domain-containing protein — protein sequence MDLILFPDDGFEPHHASSPTDRFIYEMQVFGYRPFQDEPDPRPLPEEPQVQSSIIAIFEAFAEMLGDTRLEPDLEDLFWSIPNLFHRAGERIQRELDRNEEAQLTGQREQDGSEVKSVELERLIAEGITLLERRNAFEFMRDYAADLFEAQTGSSWRPRTGSKVNHANMTAAMIDSRDFLSARRRAETEVLIPAGTKIAFAGGMDYNDHERIWAKLDQAHAKYPDMVLLHGGAPKGAERIAACWAEARRVTQITFKPNWTKHAKAAPFRRNDDMLSVMPSGLIVFPGNGITGNLADKARRLGISVWQASGDGA from the coding sequence ATGGACCTGATCCTTTTCCCCGACGACGGCTTCGAGCCCCATCACGCGTCCTCTCCGACCGACCGCTTCATCTACGAGATGCAGGTCTTCGGCTATCGCCCCTTCCAGGACGAGCCCGACCCGCGGCCATTGCCGGAGGAACCGCAGGTCCAGTCATCGATCATCGCGATCTTCGAAGCCTTCGCCGAGATGCTCGGCGATACCCGGCTGGAGCCCGATCTCGAAGACCTGTTCTGGTCGATCCCCAATCTCTTCCATCGCGCCGGCGAGCGCATTCAGCGCGAGCTCGACCGCAACGAGGAGGCACAGCTCACCGGCCAGCGCGAGCAGGACGGCTCGGAGGTGAAGAGTGTCGAACTTGAGCGCCTCATTGCCGAGGGCATCACGCTCTTGGAGCGCCGCAACGCATTCGAGTTCATGCGCGACTACGCGGCCGACTTGTTCGAGGCGCAGACCGGTTCGTCCTGGCGACCGCGCACCGGATCCAAGGTAAATCATGCGAACATGACGGCGGCGATGATCGACAGCCGTGACTTCCTCTCGGCCAGACGCCGCGCCGAGACCGAGGTGCTAATCCCGGCCGGCACCAAGATCGCTTTCGCCGGTGGCATGGACTATAACGATCATGAGCGGATCTGGGCCAAGCTCGATCAGGCGCATGCGAAGTATCCTGACATGGTATTGCTGCACGGTGGCGCGCCGAAGGGTGCAGAACGCATCGCCGCCTGCTGGGCTGAAGCCCGCCGGGTGACGCAGATCACCTTCAAGCCCAACTGGACGAAGCACGCCAAGGCAGCGCCCTTCCGCCGCAATGACGATATGCTGTCGGTCATGCCCTCCGGATTGATCGTCTTTCCCGGAAACGGCATCACAGGCAATCTCGCCGACAAGGCACGCCGGCTCGGCATTTCGGTCTGGCAGGCATCAGGAGACGGCGCGTGA
- a CDS encoding DUF7146 domain-containing protein gives MLSASDLAVRLAQDAEAVCRHYLSAGRRAGNYWLVGDVANNKGRSLYVHLAGPRAGRWTDAATGQFGDLLDLVRETCGLVDFRDVAEEARHFLSLPQPEPVSDVRGDVGDASPVERPATEQARRLFRMTQPLAGTLADIYLRERGILRASTHAALRFHPSCYYRNFMTGRTTSYPALIAAVTDDAGVITGVHRTYLSPGLDPSGVGKAKLDDPRRALGGLLGNGVRFRFSVNASAPVLVAGEGLETMLSLSHVMPGMPMVAALTANHLAAFNVPPECRRLYIAADADAAGRHGIEGLSRRAQECGILPLVLSPELGDFNEDLRWLGPDQMTASLRLQLTPEDAVTFLPR, from the coding sequence ATGCTCTCCGCCTCCGATCTGGCGGTCCGTCTCGCGCAAGACGCGGAGGCGGTCTGCCGTCACTACCTCTCCGCTGGCCGCCGCGCCGGCAACTACTGGCTCGTCGGCGATGTCGCCAACAACAAGGGCCGGTCGCTCTACGTGCATCTGGCCGGCCCGCGTGCTGGCCGGTGGACGGATGCGGCGACCGGTCAGTTCGGTGACCTGCTCGATCTCGTCCGCGAGACCTGTGGCCTCGTGGACTTCCGGGACGTTGCCGAGGAGGCGCGTCATTTTCTCAGTCTGCCACAACCCGAACCGGTGTCGGACGTCAGGGGCGACGTCGGTGATGCCTCTCCGGTCGAGCGGCCGGCGACGGAGCAGGCACGACGGCTGTTTCGAATGACGCAGCCGTTGGCGGGTACGCTCGCCGATATCTATCTGCGCGAGCGTGGCATCTTGCGGGCGTCGACCCACGCGGCGCTGCGCTTCCACCCGTCATGCTACTATCGCAATTTCATGACTGGCCGGACGACGAGCTATCCGGCCCTGATCGCAGCCGTCACCGACGACGCCGGAGTGATCACCGGCGTGCACCGCACCTATTTGTCCCCGGGGCTCGACCCGAGCGGAGTCGGCAAGGCCAAGCTGGACGATCCCCGCCGCGCGCTCGGCGGACTGCTCGGTAATGGCGTCCGTTTCCGCTTTTCGGTCAATGCGTCCGCGCCTGTCCTGGTGGCAGGTGAGGGCCTCGAAACCATGCTGTCCCTCTCACACGTGATGCCCGGCATGCCGATGGTCGCGGCCCTGACTGCTAATCACCTCGCGGCTTTCAACGTCCCGCCCGAATGCCGGCGCCTCTACATCGCCGCCGACGCGGATGCGGCCGGCCGGCATGGGATCGAGGGATTGAGCCGCAGGGCGCAGGAATGCGGGATCCTGCCGTTGGTGCTGTCGCCGGAACTCGGCGACTTCAACGAGGATCTGCGCTGGCTGGGTCCGGACCAGATGACCGCAAGTCTGCGGCTTCAACTCACTCCGGAAGATGCGGTGACCTTCCTGCCCCGATGA